The DNA segment TTCGGCGGCCGCCGCGCCACCAACGTGCCCCTCGTCGTCGAGGCCCGCGACTGGGAGCACGGCGTCTACCTCGGTGCGACGATCTCCTCCGAGAAGACCGCCGCCGCGGAGGGCACCGTCGGTGAGCTGCGCCGCGACCCGTTCGCGATGCTCCCCTTCTGCGGGTACAACATGGCCGACTACTGGGCGAACTGGCTCAAGGTCGGCGACAAGCTGCGCCCAGGCGGTCGGATGCCCCGCATCTTCCAGGTGAACTGGTTCCGCAAGGATGAGGACGGCAGCTTCCTCTGGCCAGGGTTCGGCGAGAACTCCCGTGTTCTCGCGTGGATCCTCGAGCGCGCCGACGGCAAGGTCCCGGCAGCCGATGGGCCGCTCGGGCTCGTCCCTACCCCTGACGGCCTCAACGTCGAGGGTCTCGATCTCCCCGAGGGCGACCTCGAGAAGCTGTTCAAGGTCGACCCGCAGTCATGGCTCGCGGAGGTCGAGTCGACGGAGAAGTACTTCGCAACGTTCGGCGAAAAGCTGCCGCACGCCCTCGCGAAGCAGCTGGCGGCACTTCGGGCACGCCTCAGCTGACTTGCCCCGGCTAGCGTTGGCATATGACACGGGTCGTCTACTACACCGCCTCGAGCCTCAACGGCCTCCTGGCTGACGAGAACAACTCCCTCGACTGGTTGTTTTCTGTCGAGCAGGATGCAGATCACAATGAGGCTGACTTCTCAGGGTTCTTGGCCGGCATTGGCGTGCTCGTCGAGGGGTCAACGACCTACCAATGGGTACTGGAACACGAAGGCCTGCTCGAATACCCGGAGCGCTGGCAGCAGTTCTACGGCAACCGTGCCACCTTTGTCTTCACGTCGAGGACGCTCCCCGCCGTCGAGGCCGCCGACATCAGGTTCGTCTCTGGCGGTGTCGCAGAGGTCTACCCTGAGCTGATCCGTGCGGCCCGCGATGGCGACATCTGGATTATCGGCGGGGGCGACATCGCCGGGCAGTTCGCTGATGCGGGGCTGCTCGACGAGATCCAGGTCACCTTCGCGCCGGCGTTCCTCACGGGCGGCGCTCCGCTGCTGCCTCGTCGAATTGATCCTGATCGACTGCGCCTGCGCAGCGTCGAACAGCGTGGCCAGTTCGCCCACCTGATTCTCGACGTGGTGAAGGCCGAGGTGCCGCGCCCCTAGAGAGCGCCCGACCAGGCGACCTCCCCGAGCCACGCAAGGCTCGGCTTGGGGTGGCGCTGGACCGTCTCGGAGCCCCAGTCGATTCGGCGCGTCGGTTGTAGTGGGAGGAAAAGACGGCAGGGGTGGATGCTGTGGTCGGGCCGCGTGCGTCGGGCCGCGGCCTCCGCTGGTGATGGCCCTCGTCGGTGTCGGAATTGAAGCGGGTGGCGTCGCGTAGCTGTTCGATCGGTCGAGCAGCGCGCGCAGCTTTCTGCTGGTTGGGCAGGTCGCGCAGCGTCCGTGCCGAAACCCGGGGTGCGTTCTCGACACGACCGTGGCTGGCCTGCTCAATCCACTCAGACCCGTTGGTTGAGCAGGTCGCGTAGCGTCCGTGTCGAAGCCTGGCCGTTCTCGTCCTGGTGTCATGGCAGTGCTGGTGGTCATTGCAGTGCTGGTGTGGGGAGTTTTCCGCCGCGTTTGGGTGTGCGGGTGGGGTCGATGTGTGTGGGTGGGGTGAACCAGGGGGTGTTGTCGGTGACCTGCACGGTCCATCCTTTGTGGATGATGTGGTGGTGTCCGGTGCATAACAGGATGCCGTTGTTGAGGTTTGTTGTGCCTCCGTGGGACCACCAGTGGATGTGGTGGGCTTCGGTGTAGGAGGGTGGTCGGCCGCAGCCGGTGATGGCGCAGCCGCCGTCGCGTTCGGCGAATGCGATCCGTTGGGCGCGGGTGAATAGTCGTCTCCCGGTGCCGAGGTCGAGGATTTGGCTGTTCCCGCCGAGGACTGCGGGGATCAGTTCCGCGTCCGCGGCAAGCCTGCGGGCGGCACCAGCCGTGATGGGGTCCTCGACCCCGTCGAGGTGTGCTGCGCCGAGGCCGGAGTGGAGTTGTTCCAGCGTCATCCGGATGATCAGGGTGGTGTGTGGGAGGAGTCCTGGTGCGGTGGTGCAGCCCATCATGTGCCGGGCCACATCGATCAGAGCGTCGGCGGCGATCCGAGGGATCGTCCGCGGGTCGGGGAGCTCGACATGGTGGTCACCGCACGCGTCCCGGTCGAGACCCTCATCGCCCATGCCGTGGCCGTGGTCGTGGCCGCCGGCGGTCCCCGCAGGTCCGGTCGGGTCGGTGTCGAAGCGGACGGCGCGGAGGGCGTCGCCGACCATCGCGTCGATCATGGTGCGCACATATCCGGCGCCGAGGGGGTCGAGGTCGATCGTGCAGCGCTCCAAACCGTTGCCCTGTTTGCTCCAGCGCAGCGACCGGGCCGCGATCAGTGCCTCCTCCCGCGGTGCGATCCCATCGGTATCGAGCGCGTCGCGCCAGGAGATCGACAGCTTCCGCACCGTGTCCGCCGGATGAGACGCGGCGAAGGTGACCAGTTCCTCCTCGGCCGCGACCAGGTGTACCGGCAGGGCGCGGGGGGCGGCCTGGGTGAGGGAGGTGATGATCGACTGGGCCGCATCCACCTGCACCACCGCGCTGTTCACCGCATCCGCGACCAGGGGGAACGGGGCGGGGAGGCGTTCGCCGAGCAGGGACACCGGTGCGGTGGTCGCCTCGCCCAGCCGGACTGTTCTGCCGGCCTCGGCCAGAGTCACCCGACCCAGTTCGGTGATCAGGGAGGCAGGGGAGGTATGCCCGGAAGATTTCGCCAGGCCGCCCTGACCGAGCGAGGGGCGCGAGCGCACACTCAGCTCCCCCGCCGCACGCACCAGGAGGGCATCGACGTGTCGTTTGAGGTCGTAGCCGGACTGGATCGCCCGCACCAGCCCCGCATCGGACATGGTCTCCACATCGAGCTGGGACGGAGCGACCGAGATCGCGCCGAACGATGCTCCGGCGGTTGCACCGACCGAGACGGCTGCAGCCGCTGCGCCGGATCCTGCTCCACGCGCATCGGGCGGCCGGGCATCCGGGTGTTCGCCGACCCGGGCGCCGAACCCGGTGAGCGCACCAGCCCACACCGACGCGAACGCACTAGCGCTTGCGGCGAGGGGATCGGTTGCTTTGGACATACCCACATAGTGACAGACACCACCGACATTCCAACCGACACCAAACCACACCCTGATCTGGGATATGTCCTGTGGACAACCCTCCTGGAGTACGGCCTGTGGAGGAGAAGACGCAGGCGCAATAGCGCGGGATTTCTGCACGGCCACGGGCGGCCTGCCCAATCGGCTGAGATCCGGCACGGACCCGCTGGTTGAGCAGGTCGCCCAGCGACCCGCGAAAATTGACAGAGGACGCCACTCCACGCATTGGAGCGCGCCCCTGTCGGTCAGGCGACCGCGAGCACCGGCCGCTCCTCGATGAGGTACCGGGCGTAGGCGCCGAGGGTCAGGAAGGTCGGGAAGTCCTCCTCGAGGGTCACCTCGCGGAACACCTCGATCGCCGCGTCGAACCGGTCGCCCGGCGACCGATCGAGCCCCGCGACGACCTCGGCGAGGATCGCATCCACCGACTTCACGGTAATCCGATTGCCCTCGGCGGTGACGACCCGCTGGTGGATCCACTGCCAGAGCTGGGACCGGCTGATCTCGGCCGTCGCGGCGTCCTCCATGAGGTTGTCGATCGCCGCGGCGCCCACTCCGCGCAGCCAGCTCTCGAGGTAGCGCACAGCAATCGAGACGTTGGCGCGCACGCCGACATCCGTCACCTCACCCTGGATCCGCAGGTTGAGCAGGTCGCCGGCGCTCACCGACACGTCCTCACGCAGCCGGTCGAGCTGGTTCGGGCGATCGCCGAGCACCGCGTCGAACTCGGACCGCGCGGCGTCGATGAGTCCCGGATGCGCGACCCAGGTGCCATCGAAGCCGTCGGCGGCCTCGCGGCGCTTGTCGTCACGCACCTGCTCGAGTGCACGTGCGGTGACCTCGGGGTCACGTCGATTCGGAATGAACGCACTCATGCCGCCAATGGCATATGCGCCCCGTTTGTGACAGGTCGACACGAGCAGCTCGGTATAGGCGCGCATGAAAGGCACCGTCATCGTGATCCGCGAGCGGTCCGGCAGCACGAAGGAGGCGCCGCGGCCGCGGAAATTCTTGATGATGCTGAAGATGTAGTCCCATCGGCCTGCGTTGAGGCCCGCGCAGTGGTCCTTGAGCTCGAACAGGATCTCCTCCATCTCGAAGGCCGCGGGGATCGTCTCGATCAGCACTGTTGCGCGGATCGTGCCCTGCGGGATGCCGAGCGCGTTCTCGGAGAACGTGAACACGTCGTCCCAGAGCCTGGCCTCGAGGTGGTTCTCGAGCTTTGGCAGGTAGAAGTACGGTCCGGTGCCCCCAGCGATGAGCTCCTTCGCGTTGTGGAAGAAGTAGAGTCCGAAGTCGACGAGGGATCCGGATGCCGGAGCGCGCATCCCCGCCCGGTCGGTGAATCGCAGGTGCTTCTCGACGAGGTGCCAGCCGCGCGGGCGCATCACGATCGTGGGGGTGCTCTCGCCGACCTTGTACTCCTTGCCGTCGTCGGAAATGTAATCGATCTGGCCGCGGATCGCGTCGAAGAGGCTGAGCTGGCCGCCGATGACGTTCGCCCAGGTCGGGCTGGTGGCGTCCTCCTGGTCGGCGAGCCACACCTTCGCACCGGAGTTGAGCGCGTTGATGGTCATCTTGCGGTCCGTCGGGCCGGTGATCTCGACCCGGCGGTCCTCCAAACCGGGGCCGGCCCCGGCGACGCGCCAGGAGGCATCCTCGCGGATGGCGGATGTCTCTGGCAGGAATTTGAGATCGCGTCCGTTGTCGATCGCCTTGCGCTGGTGCATCCGCGCGGCGAGGCGCTCGTGGCGGCGCCCGGCGAACTGGTCGTGCAGGCGGGCGAGGAAGTGGAGGGCCTCGGGGCTGAGGATCTCGTCGTACCGATCGCCGCCGTCGGCGGTGATCTCCATTCGGTTGTTCATGGTGTGTCCTTCGGTCTGAGCGAATGTGCGGTGGGCCCGTTGTGCGGGCGGTTTAGTGGAACTGGGCGGACTCGGTGGAGCCCACGAGAGCGAGGGTGGAGCTGTCGGGGTTGAGAGCCGTGGCGATCCGATCGAAGTAGCCCGTGCCGACCTCGCGCTGGTGCTTCGTGGCGGTGTATCCGTCGGCCTCTGACGCGAACTCGGCCTCCTGCAGCTCCACATAGGCGCTCATGTGGCGTTCGGCGTAGCCACGCGCGAGCGTGTACATCGAGTGGTTGAGCGAGTGGAAGCCGGCGAGGGTGATGAACTGGAACGCGTAGCCCATCTCCGACAGCTCCCTCTGGAAAGAGGCGACCTGGGCGTCGTCGAGGTGGCGCTTCCAGTTGAACGACGGCGAGCAGTTGTAGGCGAGCTTCTTACCGGGGAACTCCTTGTGGATGCTCTCGGCGAAGGTCCGGGCGAGCTCGAGGTCCGGCTCGGCGCTCTCGACCCAGAGCAGGTCGGCGTAAGGGGCGTAGGCGTGGCCGCGGGCAAGCACGGTCTCGATTCCGGGACGCGTCTCGTAGAATCCGTCGGCGGTGCGGCCGCCGGTGAGGAACGGGCGGTCGCGCTCGTCGACATCGCTGGTCACGAGGTTCGCGGCGAGCGAGTCGGTGCGGGCGATGACGAGGGTCGAGGTGCCGGCCACGTCGGCCGCGAGGCGGGCGGCGTTGAGGGTGCGGATGTGCTGGCCGGTCGGCACGAGCACCTTGCCGCCCATGTGTCCGCACTTCTTCTCGCTCGCGAGCTGGTCCTCCCAGTGCACGCCAGCCGCGCCCGCCGCAATCATCGAGGCCATGAGCTCGTAGGCGTTGAGCGGTCCGCCGAAGCCGGCCTCGGCATCCGCGACGATCGGGGCAAGCCAGTCGGTCGCCTCGCCGCCCGCCGAAACCCCCTCGGCGTGCTCGATCTGGTCCGCCCGCAGCAGCGCGTTGTTGATGCGGCGCACAACGCTCGGCACCGAGTTCGCGGGGTAGAGGCTCTGGTCGGGGTAGGTCTGTCCGGACAGGTTCGCGTCGGCGGCCACCTGCCATCCACTCAGATAGATCGCCTTGAGGCCGGCGCGCACCTGCTGCACGGCCTGGTTGCCGGTGAGGGCGCCGAGCGCCGGAACCCACGGCTCGTCGTGGATGAGCTGCCAGAGCTTCTCGGCCCCGCGCTTGGCGAGGGTCTGCTCTTCCCGCACCGAACCGCGCAGGGCGATGACGTCCTCGGCGCTGTAGTCGCGAACGACTCCGTTCCACCGCGCGTCGGTCTTCCACTGGGTTTCGAGCTCGGCTGCGGTCTGCGTCTGGTCGCCGGGGCGGATGCTGGTCATGTGGAACTCCTTCGTCGGTGGTTCTTCGACTCTGGACCCCCTGGAGAGGTTCTTCTCCAGAATGTTCGTCAGAAGATTCGCCGTTCTTCTATTCCGCGAAAGAAGGTTCGATGGCAGGCTGGTGGGATGACTACGACGCCGCTCGATCCGCCCGAAGCTGAAGGCATGCTCGATTCACTGACGATCGGCCGGCGCATCCGCCAGCTCCGCACCGAGCGCGGCTTCACCCTCGACAGCCTCGGTGCCGCGCTCGGCCGCGCGCCGTCGCAGATCTCGGTCATCGAGAACGGCAAGCGCGAACTCAAGCTTGGGGAGGTGCAGCGGCTCGCGCGCATCCTCGGCGTGAGCCTCGACGAGCTGATGAGCCAGGAACCCCCGTCGAAGCGCGCGGCCCTCGAGATCGCGCTCGAGCGCGCGCAGCGCGGACCCCTTTATGCGTCGCTCCCGCTGCCGGTGCTGCCCCTGCGCAAGTCGCTGAGCGATGAGGCGATCGAGACTATCCTCGCCCTGCATGACGAACTGCAGCGATTGCACCGCGAGCGTGCCGCGACACCGGAGGAGGCGAGGAGGGTCAACACCGAGTTGCGTCGGTCGATGCGGCACCGCAACAACTACTTCCCCGAGCTCGAGGCCGCCGCGAAGACGCTGCTCGACGCCGTCGGGCACGCGGGCGGGCCGCTCTCCCAGCGCGTCGCATCCGACCTCGCCTCGCACCTCGGCTTCGCATTGCACTATGTGGGCGACCTGCCCACGTCGACCCGCAGCGTCACCGACCTCAAGAACGGGCGCATCTACCTGCCGGTCGGACAGGCGAGCGGCAGCGACGCCCGCACGACCCTGCTCCAGGCGCTCGCGAGCCACGTGCTCGGGGTCACCGAGCCACGCGACTACGCCGACTTTCTGCGCCAACGGGTTGAGACGAACTACCTCGCTGCTGCGCTGCTCGTGCCCGAGCATTCGGCCGTCGCGTTTCTCACCGCCGCGAAGGAGAAGCGCGAGCTCTCGGTCGAGGACCTGCGCGACGCCTTCGCGGTGAGCTACGAGACGGCAGCGCACCGCTTCACGAACCTGGCGACCGAGCACCTCGGCATCCCGGTGCACTTCCTCAAGGTGCACGAGAGCGGCACAATCTCGAAGGCCTACGAGAACGACCGGGTGCTCTTCCCGACGGATGCTCTCGGCGCGGTCGAAGGGCAGCTGGTCTGCCGCAACTGGAGCGCTCGGCGAGTGTTCGATATCGCGGACCGATTCAGCCCGTACCACCAGTACACCGACAAGCCCACGGGAACGTACTGGTGCACCTCCCGCATCCAGTCAACAGCGAGGGGCGAGTTCTCGGTAAGCGTCGGCACGCCGTTCGCGCACGTGAAGTGGTTCCGCGGGCGCGACACCACCAACCGGTCGACGTCGACCTGTCCGGACGAGGGATGCTGCCGCCGCCCGCCCGCCGGCCTCGCGAGCCGCTGGGAGCAGCACTCCTTCCCGAGCGCGCGGCTCAACAGCTCGCTGCTCGCGGCGATGCCCGCCGGGGTGTTCCCCGGGGTCGACAGCACCGAGGTCTACGAGTTTCTCGACGCGCACGCGCCGCGGGAATAGCCGGCCACTCTCAGCGAGATTACGCGCTCCGCCGTGGCAGGCTGGTCCGATGGAAATCTGCATCTTCACCGAACCTCAGCAGGGCGCGACCTACACGGAGCTGCTCGCCTTCGCCCGCGCCGCGGAGGATGCCGGCTTCGACGGCTTCTTCCGGTCCGACCACTACCTGCGCATGGGCGACGCCTGGGACGGCCTGCCCGGCCCGACGGATGCCTGGACGACGCTCGCCGGGCTCGCCCGCGAGACACGCAGCATCCGCCTCGGCACCCTCGTGTCGTCGGCGACGTTCCGCCACCCGGGCATCCTCGCGATCCAGGTCGCACAGGTCGACGAGATGTCGGGCGGCAGGGTCGAGCTCGGGCTCGGCACCGGCTGGTACGCCGAGGAGCACGAGGCCTACGGCATCCCGTTCCCCGACAAGAGGTTCGGGCTGCTCGAGGAGCAGCTCGAGATCATCACGGGGTCGTGGTCGACACCGATCGGCCAGACCTACAGCTTCGACGGGGCCCACTACACGCTCACCGACTCTCCCGCGCTGCCCAAGCCAGTGCAGTCGCCGGTGCCCGTGATCGTGGGCGGCGGCGGGCGCAAGCGCACCCCCGCGGCCGCGGCGCGCTTCGCAACGGAGTTCAACATCGGCTTCGTCGCCGAGGACGTGATCGCGGAGAAGTTTGCGGGGGTGCGCGCAGCCGCGACCGAGATCGGGCGCGACCCCGAGTCCCTCAAGTACTCGGTCGCGCTACCGACGATCGTCGCGCGCTCCGACGCCGAGTTCCGCGCCCGGGCGGAGGCCATCCACACCGACCCGGATGACTTTCGCCTCATCAATTTCGCCGGCAGCCCCGCGGCCGTCGTCGAGAAGATCGAGCGGATGCGGGAGCTCGGCGCCGACCGCGTCTACCTGCAGCTCATCGACGTACGCGACTTCGACCACGTCGATCTCATCGCCGCGGAGGTGCTGTCGCAGCTGCGCTGAGTGCCCTGTGCTGCCCATCCGCGAGTCGCCCGAATAGGTCAGGTCCACAGCCCCCGAAGGGACACAACAGGGCGACTCGCGGGCTTGGGTTGGTCGCTATCCCCTGAGCAGGGGCGCGGCAGCGGCGTGCGCAGGGGGGTGCGCGGCAGCGGGTTGCGCAGCAGCGGGTTGCGCAGCAGCCGGGTGCGCGGCGGTAGGGGCGGTGGGCGCGTCCACAGCCGCCGGGTGCAGGAGCCCGCGCGCCGCCATGCCAATCACGGCGCTGTAGGTCGGGTACGCGAACTTGACGTTCGCGAGGGTAGCCACGTCGATGCCTGCCGCCATCGCGGTCGTCACCGACTGAATGACCTCAACGGCGTTCTCTCCGACGGCGTGTGCGCCGAGGATGAGCTCGCGCCGCCGGTCGGTGATGAGCTTGAGGAAGCCCCGCTCCCGGTCGTCGATGACGGCGCGATCCAGCGCGGCGTACGGCACCATCGAGACGACGCACTGCGCATCGCGTTCGCGCGCCTGCTCCTCGGTGAGTCCGACGCCCGCGTAGTCGGGGTCGGTGAATCCGCCGGCCGGCAGCAGGTGGTGCGGAGTGCGGCGGTTGGCACCGAGCACCGCGTTCTCTGCCGCCGCCTCACCCTCGAACTGGGCCGCCTGCACGAGCATGTCCTTGCCGTTCGCGTCGCCAACACCGAAGATGTGCGAGACCGAGCTGCGAAAGTACCCGTCGACAGGGATGGCCGAGCGCACGACCTCGATGCCGGCGTTCTCGAGGCCGAGGTCGCTGACATCCGCTGGCCATCCTGTCGCCATCACGATGGCATCGAAGCTCGACGACCGCGGGCTGGCGTCCTTGCGCCAGAGCAGTGTGATGGAGCCGTCGGATGCCCGCACGAGAGCCTCGATCGTGTCGATTCCGGTGTGCACGCTGACGCCCTGCTCGGTGAAGGCCGTCGCGACACCCTCGGAGATCGAGGCGTCGGAGGCGACGAGGATGCGCGGTGCGACGTCGAGCAGCGTGACCTCGCTGCCGAACGAGCTGAACACCGTGACGAGCTGCGCGCCGGTATTGCCTGCGCCGATGACGGCGACGCGACGGGGCAGTTCCGGCAGGTCGAGGATGTGCTCCGGAACGATGGCGAGCTCGGCGCCGAGAACGGGTAGTCGGCGGGAGTGCCCG comes from the Marisediminicola antarctica genome and includes:
- a CDS encoding HNH endonuclease signature motif containing protein, producing MSKATDPLAASASAFASVWAGALTGFGARVGEHPDARPPDARGAGSGAAAAAVSVGATAGASFGAISVAPSQLDVETMSDAGLVRAIQSGYDLKRHVDALLVRAAGELSVRSRPSLGQGGLAKSSGHTSPASLITELGRVTLAEAGRTVRLGEATTAPVSLLGERLPAPFPLVADAVNSAVVQVDAAQSIITSLTQAAPRALPVHLVAAEEELVTFAASHPADTVRKLSISWRDALDTDGIAPREEALIAARSLRWSKQGNGLERCTIDLDPLGAGYVRTMIDAMVGDALRAVRFDTDPTGPAGTAGGHDHGHGMGDEGLDRDACGDHHVELPDPRTIPRIAADALIDVARHMMGCTTAPGLLPHTTLIIRMTLEQLHSGLGAAHLDGVEDPITAGAARRLAADAELIPAVLGGNSQILDLGTGRRLFTRAQRIAFAERDGGCAITGCGRPPSYTEAHHIHWWSHGGTTNLNNGILLCTGHHHIIHKGWTVQVTDNTPWFTPPTHIDPTRTPKRGGKLPTPALQ
- a CDS encoding helix-turn-helix transcriptional regulator, producing the protein MTTTPLDPPEAEGMLDSLTIGRRIRQLRTERGFTLDSLGAALGRAPSQISVIENGKRELKLGEVQRLARILGVSLDELMSQEPPSKRAALEIALERAQRGPLYASLPLPVLPLRKSLSDEAIETILALHDELQRLHRERAATPEEARRVNTELRRSMRHRNNYFPELEAAAKTLLDAVGHAGGPLSQRVASDLASHLGFALHYVGDLPTSTRSVTDLKNGRIYLPVGQASGSDARTTLLQALASHVLGVTEPRDYADFLRQRVETNYLAAALLVPEHSAVAFLTAAKEKRELSVEDLRDAFAVSYETAAHRFTNLATEHLGIPVHFLKVHESGTISKAYENDRVLFPTDALGAVEGQLVCRNWSARRVFDIADRFSPYHQYTDKPTGTYWCTSRIQSTARGEFSVSVGTPFAHVKWFRGRDTTNRSTSTCPDEGCCRRPPAGLASRWEQHSFPSARLNSSLLAAMPAGVFPGVDSTEVYEFLDAHAPRE
- the aceA gene encoding isocitrate lyase, encoding MTSIRPGDQTQTAAELETQWKTDARWNGVVRDYSAEDVIALRGSVREEQTLAKRGAEKLWQLIHDEPWVPALGALTGNQAVQQVRAGLKAIYLSGWQVAADANLSGQTYPDQSLYPANSVPSVVRRINNALLRADQIEHAEGVSAGGEATDWLAPIVADAEAGFGGPLNAYELMASMIAAGAAGVHWEDQLASEKKCGHMGGKVLVPTGQHIRTLNAARLAADVAGTSTLVIARTDSLAANLVTSDVDERDRPFLTGGRTADGFYETRPGIETVLARGHAYAPYADLLWVESAEPDLELARTFAESIHKEFPGKKLAYNCSPSFNWKRHLDDAQVASFQRELSEMGYAFQFITLAGFHSLNHSMYTLARGYAERHMSAYVELQEAEFASEADGYTATKHQREVGTGYFDRIATALNPDSSTLALVGSTESAQFH
- a CDS encoding LLM class F420-dependent oxidoreductase, with the translated sequence MEICIFTEPQQGATYTELLAFARAAEDAGFDGFFRSDHYLRMGDAWDGLPGPTDAWTTLAGLARETRSIRLGTLVSSATFRHPGILAIQVAQVDEMSGGRVELGLGTGWYAEEHEAYGIPFPDKRFGLLEEQLEIITGSWSTPIGQTYSFDGAHYTLTDSPALPKPVQSPVPVIVGGGGRKRTPAAAARFATEFNIGFVAEDVIAEKFAGVRAAATEIGRDPESLKYSVALPTIVARSDAEFRARAEAIHTDPDDFRLINFAGSPAAVVEKIERMRELGADRVYLQLIDVRDFDHVDLIAAEVLSQLR
- a CDS encoding dihydrolipoyl dehydrogenase family protein; this encodes MTTASSDQFDVIVIGAGPAGTAAALRAAELGARVAVAEADRTGGTCVNTGCVPTRVLAKTARIMREMRTASDWGIGGEALELDWNATVARVRQTVDRVRSIKREAERFAEAGIELILEGRARFADPHTLVLDSGRRISADSILVCVGGHSRRLPVLGAELAIVPEHILDLPELPRRVAVIGAGNTGAQLVTVFSSFGSEVTLLDVAPRILVASDASISEGVATAFTEQGVSVHTGIDTIEALVRASDGSITLLWRKDASPRSSSFDAIVMATGWPADVSDLGLENAGIEVVRSAIPVDGYFRSSVSHIFGVGDANGKDMLVQAAQFEGEAAAENAVLGANRRTPHHLLPAGGFTDPDYAGVGLTEEQARERDAQCVVSMVPYAALDRAVIDDRERGFLKLITDRRRELILGAHAVGENAVEVIQSVTTAMAAGIDVATLANVKFAYPTYSAVIGMAARGLLHPAAVDAPTAPTAAHPAAAQPAAAQPAAAHPPAHAAAAPLLRG
- a CDS encoding dihydrofolate reductase family protein gives rise to the protein MTRVVYYTASSLNGLLADENNSLDWLFSVEQDADHNEADFSGFLAGIGVLVEGSTTYQWVLEHEGLLEYPERWQQFYGNRATFVFTSRTLPAVEAADIRFVSGGVAEVYPELIRAARDGDIWIIGGGDIAGQFADAGLLDEIQVTFAPAFLTGGAPLLPRRIDPDRLRLRSVEQRGQFAHLILDVVKAEVPRP
- the aceB gene encoding malate synthase A, which encodes MNNRMEITADGGDRYDEILSPEALHFLARLHDQFAGRRHERLAARMHQRKAIDNGRDLKFLPETSAIREDASWRVAGAGPGLEDRRVEITGPTDRKMTINALNSGAKVWLADQEDATSPTWANVIGGQLSLFDAIRGQIDYISDDGKEYKVGESTPTIVMRPRGWHLVEKHLRFTDRAGMRAPASGSLVDFGLYFFHNAKELIAGGTGPYFYLPKLENHLEARLWDDVFTFSENALGIPQGTIRATVLIETIPAAFEMEEILFELKDHCAGLNAGRWDYIFSIIKNFRGRGASFVLPDRSRITMTVPFMRAYTELLVSTCHKRGAYAIGGMSAFIPNRRDPEVTARALEQVRDDKRREAADGFDGTWVAHPGLIDAARSEFDAVLGDRPNQLDRLREDVSVSAGDLLNLRIQGEVTDVGVRANVSIAVRYLESWLRGVGAAAIDNLMEDAATAEISRSQLWQWIHQRVVTAEGNRITVKSVDAILAEVVAGLDRSPGDRFDAAIEVFREVTLEEDFPTFLTLGAYARYLIEERPVLAVA